One genomic segment of Streptomyces niveus includes these proteins:
- a CDS encoding ABC transporter ATP-binding protein produces the protein MKKAITVAGLHKSFGPTHALDGLDLVVDSGEVHGFLGPNGAGKSTTIRVLLGLLRADSGAAQLLGKDPWKDAVALHRRLAYVPGDVELWPNLTGGEAIDLLSRLRGGLDRQRRDELIERFDLDPTKKGRAYSKGNRQKVAIVAALASDAELLLLDEPTAGLDPLMEVVFQDVILQAKAAGKTVLLSSHILAQVEKLCDRVSIIRQGRNVQSGTLTEMRHLTRTTVEAETERAVTGLDTMAGVHAVRVTDRRVHFAVDGAHLDAAIRRLGEFGIHSLISHPPTLEELMLRHYGDELAANGHSGAAR, from the coding sequence ATGAAGAAGGCAATCACGGTCGCCGGACTGCACAAGTCGTTCGGCCCGACGCACGCACTGGACGGCCTCGACCTCGTCGTCGACTCCGGAGAGGTCCACGGCTTCCTCGGCCCCAACGGCGCCGGCAAGTCCACCACCATCCGCGTCCTGCTCGGGCTGCTGCGCGCCGACTCGGGCGCCGCCCAGCTCCTCGGCAAGGATCCGTGGAAGGACGCCGTCGCCCTGCACCGCCGGCTCGCCTACGTACCCGGCGACGTCGAGCTGTGGCCCAACCTCACCGGCGGGGAGGCCATCGACCTGCTCTCCAGGCTGCGCGGCGGGCTGGACCGGCAGCGCAGGGACGAGCTGATCGAACGGTTCGACCTGGACCCCACCAAGAAGGGCCGCGCCTACTCGAAGGGCAACCGGCAGAAGGTCGCCATCGTCGCCGCGCTCGCGTCCGACGCGGAACTGCTGCTCCTGGACGAGCCCACGGCCGGCCTCGACCCGCTCATGGAGGTCGTCTTCCAGGACGTCATCCTCCAGGCGAAGGCCGCCGGCAAGACGGTGCTCCTCTCCAGCCACATCCTGGCCCAGGTCGAGAAGCTCTGCGACCGCGTCAGCATCATCCGGCAGGGCCGGAACGTGCAGTCCGGCACGCTCACCGAGATGCGGCACCTGACCCGTACGACCGTCGAGGCCGAGACCGAGCGCGCGGTCACCGGACTCGACACGATGGCCGGGGTCCACGCGGTGCGGGTGACGGACCGCAGGGTGCACTTCGCCGTCGACGGCGCGCATCTGGACGCCGCGATCCGCAGGCTCGGCGAGTTCGGCATCCACAGCCTGATCAGCCACCCGCCGACCCTCGAAGAGCTGATGCTGCGGCACTACGGCGACGAGCTGGCGGCCAACGGCCACAGTGGGGCCGCCCGATGA